In the genome of Crassostrea angulata isolate pt1a10 chromosome 6, ASM2561291v2, whole genome shotgun sequence, the window CCAAAGATGATTCAATTCAATAAACTTAAATagaaaataacacagttttAGGTAGTTTCAGTATAATATTCAGTGCAATAGAATCACAATTGCAAGTACTTTGAAATTTACAACTAATGCAACAGAAAATATTAGTTTCTTTAAACATAAGCCCACTGTGATTCAGTTAAATATAAACCAAATAGAAAATGGCACGGTTTTAGGTAGTTTCAGTACTTTAAAATTCACAAGTAAAGGAAACagaaaacaatctttaaaatgatttaaaatgatgACAATACAATCTTTTAGAAGATCagtgcaagaaaaaaaacacatccTTATGCTCATTTttagtttataataatttaatgtttgttaatgtaatttctttttattttgaagcgatttatttgataagaaaacaaaatcagaaTGTTAAAACTCGTATATTAGATTCTTTAACATACTaatggagaaattattgtttggcCAGCTcgttttttcaatatcactccatgtacttaatttacaacagagcatatttctttttccgcTTTAAAGCGTTTtagttgctgaatatcatatgttttggaaggaaaaatgaGGGGTAGGGGTCCTTCTTCCTGTACATGTAATCAAGTAAATGCATGATGCACTGGTGATTGACCGGTATCTTTGgataacccccacccccaccccatccCAACCCCATCCCCGTTCTCAAATACGGTAAATTAAAGATTCACCAGCgttaacaaattatcatactatcaacaaattagaaattcaacTCCAGAATTTgttattcatacatttttttcaaagtgcgttaagagtgTCCATACTAAAAAATTTTGATGTACCATCtaaacgcactttgaaaaaaaatttcaaagtgggttaacCTGGTCCCAAAGTCTAGCAATTTCCTCccaaagaaattcaaaaatgaacGCCAACGACAAAAATGGAACGcaattatttaacaaatttaatatttacttaaagctgcttggtccgattttatatcaaattttatgcacgcttttaaaacGGTGGCTATGcgtagtatatgtataataatagatattgcagtagttttacccgtcaattatgccaaatttcactGAAggaaaatacgtacaaaatttgctaacaattgggaaaataaaataaaaacataattacCATTACATATAGCCTCCGACAGGTGAGTTGGTGTAATTGAGTCTTCCATATATAAATGTGAAGGCGAGGATGCTATCACTTTTAATTCTTCCAAATTCACATTTTCTCCAATgcctataatatatatatatatatatatatatatatatatatatatatatatatatatatatatatatatatatatatatatatatatagttaaatccaaaaaataacacagtatatatatatccaacttccatgtaaaaagtttaatctGATAAGTCAAAAACATTTGagcaaaaatttccattgagcTATAAATCCATTTTTACCAATTGATATTACGTAACAATAGCAACATGCCATGTCAACGAGTCATGAAATATAAACTGGCTATATTTACCCAATGATCATCATAGTTCTTAGCATTACTTGATTTGAACTAAACACAAGACTCTTTGCGATGATTATACATTTATAACgatattttgaattcagtagggTACATCTGAATACTAAAATGTTGATAAAGTAACCGATACTAGCCGAAAAATAATACAACATTATGTATAATCATATGATCCCAAAGCAATATACTATATTCCTTCCAGTAACTAATTCTTCCTAAATTCTACATTgatgtatttcaaaaattttcattattttaaaaagttcatttaaaaaaatatatatttcacttACCAACAACAAACATTTCCAACTGACTATTGTGAATTTTTGCGGCCATTTTTTCAGTACGGTCAGGGGAAGTTGATGCACCATCCGACATCAAGATAGCCACCTGTCTTTTATCATTTGAGTTTCTCTCTGAGGCGGCCATAACCATCTCTAATGCAGAGTGAGTCATAGTATTGCCTCCCCTCCACTTGTGAGAAGGAATCGTTGCAATAAACTGGGGACTATCTGCATACCTATGAAGTTCAGGTGAGTCACTATAGTCTATCGTAGTAATTGGTGAGTGGCCGTTCGGAAGCTGCATGGATTTCATTAAGTCTGCAGCCAGCTTGCATTCTCGTGCAAATTGTTCCGGTCCTATGCTATTTGAAGTATCCAATAGGAAATAAATGTCCATGTTCGAACAACCTGTTTCAAAAGTTACAAAGTATATCTTTAAACATTTGTGGAACaatctttgttttaaaacatggtggcaaataaaaaataaagcgGACACCTTACCTGAACACAAATCTAATGACAATTCTTTGACAGTCTCCACGGACTGACTCAACGTTTGAACAAAAAATCGTTTCGATGAGGGTACAATGTTTTCTATTAGATCTCTTCTAAGTGACTGACCAACCCCTGTAGAGAAATTAATATCGAAGGAATATGTGGCAGAAAACAATTCATTACAATTGTTCTAAAGAAACTGACAATACAAACCTAAGATATATGTCAAATGTGCATTTCTGTCCAAACTCTGATTTAACCTTTTCATAGAATTGGCTCCAATAACCACAGCAATGTTAAGAAAACCGGGTTTCAGGTCAACCTCCAAAATGTTTTCTGTAGATGACCATCTTTGTGGTACGTTAGTGCGACTAACTCCCTCCAGAAAGTCCTGAACATTACCAAAAGTGAGCACAGAGCCTTGAAACCAGTTAGGTAGCAACTTGAACTTACGAGAGCGACCTATGCTTCTCGACAACCGTGTGACAAGGTCTGTGACCAAGCTCAAGTCCTGGTGGTATTGTTGTATCGGAAGGGAGTCGTCAAGGAACAGAACCAAGTTGGCTGGCTTGTTTACGCAAGCTTTAATGCAATTTCATCATCAAATTATATACAATCTTTGACTCATTTGCTGCTTACGTCAATTTGTTTCAGcaattcactttttaaaacaaaagatcttttaatattttaaaaaactttacaACATTAGAATTGGATAATTTTaagtaaatttttcaaaattatcataaatgatTACTAGCACTATTGATCTTACTTTGTGTATGACTAAAAGACAGCAAGAATTTGGTTAAAGTCAAGAGTCATCTTGTTAAAGCACTCCGGTGTAATTACTCTGACTTCGCCACAGGATATTATCACTACCCTCTAAAACTAGATTAAACTGAAAACAAAGTCTTAGCATCTAATGACCGGCATTATTTTCAATGATAGCACTCTACATTGTCACTTATGTTTCTACAAAACACCAAAAAGTAGCCATCTAGCAAACCCATTAAGCACAATCTCCTATATTATTAATATGGAGAAGCTTTTGGTTAACAGAATTTGTAGAATTTTGTAAAAGTTTGGAAATGtgaaatactgtaaatttttgttcaaaagttCAGAGTGTCTAGAAATGCCATCAACCAGCGAAACTTACAGTCTTTGTTTTGAGCTGTAAAACAAAATCggtattttaaataatgaaatagaaTCTCTATGGAGTAGAGAAAAAGCAGATTAATTTGACTCTTAGATATATTAATAATGAATGACTTGAAATATGGAAATAGTCTGTTTCAACTTGTTTCAACGTGggtttcttttatttaattctCTCCAGTCGTTCGATTTTACTATGAAATATATCACACGAAAATGTTTGTTTTGCTTTTCATTGAAACAACAGACCTGTCCTTTtactttaagaaatatttttatcaaaacgatttaaagcattaaatttttatatttccttGAAAGTGAAACACAATTCTAACTGCAAGATCACATTGCTTTCTGTAGGGAATGATATAacccaattttcaatttcaaactTTTTCAAGGAAAAAATTATTCTACAAGAAAGGTTAGATGGCCCTCATAATTCTCAAACTCAAGTTTATTTGATATATCGATGATATTataacatgtatatgaatttatttttattttaagtttataatttaaaggttgaaagtttttataaattttttataaaaattttataaaatgatcagggatattttttcatttggttGCAGAAAACGAAAAAAGACATTTCTAAAATCATATCAGACTATAATAGATAACATAGATAACAAATAAGTATAAATAAAGGTATTCAGTGAAGAATTGAAATACACATCATTTTATTAAGTGCATaacatttaaatacaaaatagaataattgtttaaatgaaaaggTGAAATTATAAAAGACAATTTATCAAAGACAAATGTTGATAAACAACAAACAGCAATTAAAACATTGAATATGGTAtcaattttatatcttttaaacttattaaactTAACAAATAAGCAtgcatttcatgatattttaagtaaaatttaaaaaaaaaactttaaaacagtAAACTTATCAATTGTCATTGTTTTGAATGTCTTGAAGTCTATTTATAGATAGAAAAAAGCCACCAATGGTTTTGAAAACCATGTGACTAGAAGTTTgcaataatatttattattttttttcttgttatagATGCGCAAGATAGCAATACCTAGGACACAAGAAATAAATGTGTTTGATCTCGTATCGAAGTTTTGTTCGAATTCATTTGTTTCGTGGCATCTTATTGTGATGTCggctttttttattgttattttttttttacatataaaggTTACACAATCATAAAGCCAACACAAACAATAATCTGGTCAAACGAGTGCCATGTTACATGGTTGTGTAGTAATATACCTGTATATCTATTCTTTTGCTTATGTAGATGATATTCACTTTATATGTAGTGTATTGTTTTGTAGAGATTAAACACTGATAGTGTTGAAACGTATTTCATATGGGGAATGGATGGTGAAATCTCTTTAATTCATCTTGTTATAGCAAAGACATTTTCCATTAATCAATTTTGACACTcggttattttattttggatgtAACGCCAAGATAAAATTCACAAGAATAAGAACAGAAAGAAAGACCTCGTTTTCTACGTCGCATTGGATCATTCTTCGAGGATTTGTGTAAATACTGAACTCATTGAGCGAATGAGACACTCAGATCAGATACCGTGGATGTCATCGCGGGAGATTTCATATAGCAGTGCTGTAACACGAGCCGAGTTTCTCGCATTTCTCGCATTGCCAAAGGGTATCCGTGTCACGATGTCTTCTGTACAATATTTCTGCCAAAACTGGCGGATTCTTAGCCTACATTAGCAAcataaatattattcataacCTGTGTAATTACTGTACTTACCCTGGGTGGATGGTGCTGGAGTTCCTGtaacacatttttgaaaaaaagatgaaCTTCATCAAACAATTCATCCGCCATGCATTGCATCATTATTATCAATTTACTATAGTAAGTGCAGTTCTTAGTAAATCAAAGACATTGTTTAGAGCTTTTGTTTGCAATTTAAGTTTAACTTAAAACTCGAGCAGCTGTAGCCGTAGGATCATTCAGAATTGAGCAAGTATGCTTACATTTTTGTGCACTGGGTTAAACATTATTCTTTAGCCTTTGTTTGGAGAAGAAGTGATAAAAGAATATTCAGAATTGAGCAAGTATGCTTAGATATTCCTGCACTGGGTTAAACATTATTCTTTAGCCTTTCTCCGGAAAGGGAGTGATAAAAGAATATTCTGCTGTACTTATTTTCTTGGGTTGTCTTTGATTCATATCTAGCTATTGTTTGCAATATGTTGgcttttttggtttaaaatcaGTTAATTGAACAGTGTAAGCATAACGTGTAAcctttcaaaattatatattagaAAGGTTACTAAGTATTTTCTTAATTGAAGAGTAGAGTATGCAATGGATAAAGCTTTGTAAGTTTGTCTCCATAATGAGTTCACGCTTCTTTCTCTGAGAAATGAAGTCTGGTTCGgtagtgacaggagtctgggtTATGACCTGAAGACCACAGGTAACCCTTACCTCTGCAAAATCTAGCAGCCAGCTTGTCCTGGATTTGAGATAGAGCGTTGACGTTCTTGAGGAGATAGACATGGTCGTAACTGCTCGCCAGCATCTCCAGCTCTTTCTGGTTCACCTCATCACCAACCCCTGAGAGCAAACAATAAACAGGTCATCGCctcttcaatttttttgatgAACCAACAGTTGCTATTAAGTTTTTGCTTTGTGTTTCTTGGGGCGTAAAAAAATTGGTGGCCCAATGAATCTTTAACTTTgatattgaatttgtttttaactttGGCGGTATGGAACACTTTcagatatcaatgaaattgaaaaattcattatttgaagAGAAAAACCCCCAGATTTTacagtttttcaatatttaaaactgTAAAACATTTGACCATGAAATGATATAGAaaattccatttaaaaaaaacatgacatgCAGAATTTGACTTGCAGCCCAATAGCTTCATCCTATTGAACTACGCGTTTatacatcaaaatttgaaagatatattattataagatatatgtattttactatatatttcgaGAGTAGTATGTAGGTGTCACCAAGATCCTCGGAAAACCGCCGTGTTTCGGCGAACATTTATTCATAAACAACACCTGTTCAGCTGATATTAATTTTGTGTATCATTAAGACGCCACACTTATTATATTATACCACTTTGATAATCCCGTCCTGTGTATCTCAGTTAACTAAATATTCAAAATTCCCATTCTGCAGAATTTTAGAATAGACAAATCGTATAAAGAATTCCACTGACATCCTCTCCACTTGCCACAGGACTACAAGATTCATGATAATTATTCAGTTTCCGAAAATTATTAATGTCAAGGTAACACATTTTTGCTTAGGTCAATGAAAATTGTGTGAATATAGGTCATATGGCCTGAGGGAGCATTTTCATTGGGCTGACATGTCATTATATACATCAATGTCGGGTACCTCTCACACCACATGCTGATAGAGCCATCAAGATCAAACATATATCACCAACCCACTTCACAAGATGATGGTGATTTTAATCTACTCGAGGTAAACATCCCTAACAGCTTAATCATGATGATAATTGTAAGTTTACAATTATAAGGAAATCTGTAGATAAGTAGacgggttcaaaatattttgataatccgCGGTACACTATGCGATAGAGTACCCTAATGATACAGCAAAATGGAATACCATATGTTAGTCGGTGACTTTTAGTCGGTTTTCGTCCAAATTTTAGATCATATCAAATTATTTCCCGTGTCAGTTCTGTAAAATCCCTTAAGTTTAATTACATGTGTGACCAGCTCTACATGTAAGTcgacattcatttatttattcttgTTTAACATTCCTCAAAGGAAGCTGGGTTGTCAACGAATCAACCATCAGATATGTCTTATACTTTGATATATTTGGTGGCcataaaataacattaattaGAGAAATAATCCAGCTATTTGATCATTTTCCTATAGCTGTATACAGAACTCTTCTTCTTTCGGAGATCAAAATCCTCTTAAAAAGGTCACGACCATCGAgatccaaattttatttttttatgaaaaatagggttttcttgttcattttgaatgattgaccaaaatttgaatgtgagaagtcaagttataagagGGATACAGAGGTCTTATATCTGTTTAAACATAATTTGGGGTAAGGAATTACTACTAGTTTTTCCTTGACAAAATGACACATGGCAAACAAGATACACTAATTTTTTGTGTTCACAAATAATATCATCAACGGAAAAGAGCACCGTTTGATTGAAACTAATACCAATAAACCACATatgactcgagctttgtttgcAAAACAACGAATTTTAAACTCTGAATATTGCTTGTAacttaatatttgactttcaaattttgacaagcattaaaaataacaattccaaatatttaaaatgaaaaaataaaatttaaatgttttaagcTGAAATCTTGTTtagtaaaattaaagaaagcgttttaaagtaataaataaattacagtTGAATTAAGTTTCATGTATAACAAAACTGCAACAGGTTTTTACTCAATCTCTTATTGCATTAAACATTTGATAACTTTCAATGCATtggaatttcttttaattctaattttatttttttatgaaattctgTATTGGGTAATTTAAAGAGGATTGTTGAGGACTTACCAATGGCATACATTTCTATCCTTTTATCATGAACCTGTCTAACAACGTCTTCCAACCTGTACGGATCGGTGGAGCCCCCGTCAGTGACAATAACGCCAATAGACGTGATCCCAGCCCTGTCTCTGGACCGTTGGTTCTCTTCCGTCATCATAAGCTCTATGGCCTTGTGGGTATAGGTGTTCCCCCCGACCCAGGGCAGGGCTCGGACAGCCCTCTGGAAATCCGCCAGGGTGTAGTAATCGCTGAACCGGATGTTGAGATCGGCGTCATCACTGAAAGTAATGACGGATACTCGAGAGTTTTCGAAATCAAGTACGGACACAACTTGGGAGACGAAGTCTAGTTCCTTCTGGAAGTTTGCTGGTGAACGCAAGCTCCATGATCTGTCGAGAATGAAGACAAGGTCCACTACCTCGCAATCTGAAACAGAGGAACATGCAATGACAGTGTAACCATATTATATTTGTTTCAATATGGTTAATATTTTCTACGTAATAAAACCTATTCCGTTGCATGTGTATTTCTACATCTACTAGTAATTAAATCATTTCGAAATGAaactttttgtaaatattttctttgaattgtaaaaattaatgattcgatattgaaaattgattttgcttcgagaatatttttttctgtatttgtGCAAGAAATAAAGGAAAATCAATGTAGATAGCAATATGTGTAGCTGTGTATCATGTTCAAAAACTAACACCATTTAAAGAGAactaaaaacatttatacagAAAATAAGTGCGGATTGTACGCAGTATGAGAATTCCACATAACGTTCTCAAACGACGGTAATATTGAACCAACATCTTAAAATGCCATAAAGAGACTTTGGCAGATGTTTGTGCTGGCATTGACTCCATTACATGGTGCCAGTAACACGTGGCTAAGTCATATTACATAAGTTTCTTTGAAACACTTCAGATCCATTACTTCAGTAAAATATTGATCCCTATAATCCAGAGTCAAGTAGGTATCTATGCCACTTATGATATTGTACTAataatctttccttttttccttttatttatgtacttttgaaaTTGTTCGAATTTTACCCCCAGATTGAAATTAATGCGATCCCTGGACCTACCCTctctaactattttttttttattaaatccctgtataaatttattgatgaattttgataatattttttttaacctcCTTTGATATGTTTTCACTGACACACGTGTTATTGTTTACCCTCCCCTTTAACCACGATATAATCCTAATTCTGTGGTTAACTTGAGTATTGACCTCAGATGGCCGTCTCCCCTACGTCTCGGGGTTATCTGTCCCACTCTTCACTGTAGCCAGGATCGACAACCCCCCAACCCGTTTGATCTTCTCGATAATTAGGACCCCTCTATCTTTGCACTGTCCCGGAATGTTCGCACCATCAACCAACATAGTCTCTTTCCTAAGTTACCAAAACCTCGTTAGTAATCAGCCAATGGATATGCGGAAGAAAGTTTTGCTGTTTCTCCACAATCAAACAATTAGACCAGGTGAGTTTAGAAAAGAATTTCATTGAGAAAGTGTCCGCTGTTGAAAAATTGTTGTTATGAATAAATGATATGCTTATGTTGGTCAAATCAAGGTCGTCCTGATATATGAAAACATTaatcatgtaatttttatagTTTGTTGTATTCTACAATATACTGTTGTCTATTGCTGTAAAATCGTACCTCTTCTGTTGGGAAAGGAAGTCCTTTGACTTTCAACAAGGACCAGTGACAACAGAAGCGCAGCTGAAAAAAAAGCAACAGGAAATTCAAAAGACGTCTTAATATTGTGAAAGAAAGATAGAGAAAACAATTTAATCAtggaattgtttttaaaaaggctAAATGTGAAAGGTCCCCTACCTAATGTCCAcgaaaactgaaaaataaaacaagagaaTATTATGATCTGTTCGAGTGTACTTAATCGCTAGTGTCTGTGTCAGGTatattaatggaaaaaaataaccaCAGAGAACCAACTCAAATATGCAAGTTATTTTACGACAATGCAAAATTACCATTTCTATTCATGCTACATCTGCATAAGAATTTTACACACcgaagacatttttttttcgggATAACAACGAAGTTTTGtaattcattcaaaaaaattcCTTTCCATTGACCAAAACTAGCGCTTTACACACAAAGATTGATAACTTTAATTAAGCCCGTTTTTAAATATAGACTTTGCAAAAAGACGTTTTACAAAAACGTGTACACCGTAAAACTGTCAATTCGAtacgcaaaaaaaaaagaaacggtCAAAGGTCAAACTTTACATTGATGACAGGTATTGAGAAATTCTACAGATACACTTACCATATTGCACCTGGTATCACTTACAATGTACACAATATGATAAGATCTCCAACTATTGAAGGTCCTTCCAAAATAATTAGATATACGTAAAATGTTGATCTATTTCCagtgtatttgaattttaattcgCGAAAAAATTAAATCCAATTAACCCGCTGTTTACACAAAATCTCTTTGATAGATTGGGGACAGTATTCAATAAAGGACTGCTCCCTGCGAAAATAGGTATCAGTGTTTTTCAGATGGCCCGCGTCCTGAACGCTTTAAATACTTATCGGGGCCCCGCAATCACTACGCCAAAGTATCGCACACCAGGCTGTGTAGAGTGTTGTCCACACCAGTCTTACTCTACTTTCTCTGTATTTCATTCACAGGTAAATTCATCGTGTCATTCTAATTCAAGATGCTGGCAGATGTTAAATTAATGCACGATTAAGCGTCTCATTATAAAtgcttaaatttttaaaattagtttttaatatattacttaCGGTATGTTTGTcttttgtgaaattttatggATTGAAAGGATGGCGATTTTCATCGAAATTTTTCAACTTCGTAATTCAgttcatttttattgaaatgtttTCCCCTTTTCTCTATAACAGCAAGCacaaaaactttcaaataaacatttatgtatgcatatcttatttgcaAATAAAACTTGTAGGAGGATGAGAGATAAATGAAATTCTGTTGAAGATGTTTGTTTGTTGATTTAAACTTCATCCATACATGTAAGCGTTCATGTTCCTCTCTGTGTGATTGTGTATTAATGATGTATTAAAGTTATTGTACACCCCCCGACGCCCATAAACCCGGAGGAATACAAAAGCTGACGGAGAGTCATATCGTAAGCCTTTCTTGAAATGATGAAGTGTTTAATACATGGCGAGACTCTCGTGTTACTACATTAACAATAGTGAAAGAGTGCTGCCTTACACATAACTCCCAGCTGTGAGGGTCCGGACCTCGCCCCTCTTACACGGTCACGCTAACCGCACCACACTGCCCAGCGGGCCACCTTTCAAGGTCCCCGGACCGTGGAGTCCGGAGGGGCTAGTGCTGAGTTTCAAGGACGACAGGAAAATAATTGAATATCtgtcaaatttcaaattaaaagacTTTTATAGGTTTTACACGCCAGACTCATGCCggtaattttatttatgtgaaACATGTTAAACGTATCTTTGAGGgatagtaaaataaaaagaatttatagAGATTTTACACAATAGTACGTTAGCGCAGGGCCACCTCTGACCCCTGTATTTTTGTCATCGCTGGGCATTTTTAAAGCCCCATTAAATCTCTAATAGTGTTAAACTTTCCGACACCCACTGGTTTGGACATATCAAATTAGATTCAACGCTATGTAACCAACTATTGTTACGGCCGATTGTAATTGGGTGAAagtagttatattttaaactgaTGGGAAAAACTACAAACCTGGCAAAAGATCTTGCCAGGAGCTATACAATCCGTAT includes:
- the LOC128187803 gene encoding collagen alpha-1(XII) chain-like isoform X2; this translates as MSLFSWTLAALLLSLVLVESQRTSFPNRRDCEVVDLVFILDRSWSLRSPANFQKELDFVSQVVSVLDFENSRVSVITFSDDADLNIRFSDYYTLADFQRAVRALPWVGGNTYTHKAIELMMTEENQRSRDRAGITSIGVIVTDGGSTDPYRLEDVVRQVHDKRIEMYAIGVGDEVNQKELEMLASSYDHVYLLKNVNALSQIQDKLAARFCRGTPAPSTQAQNKDSCVNKPANLVLFLDDSLPIQQYHQDLSLVTDLVTRLSRSIGRSRKFKLLPNWFQGSVLTFGNVQDFLEGVSRTNVPQRWSSTENILEVDLKPGFLNIAVVIGANSMKRLNQSLDRNAHLTYILGVGQSLRRDLIENIVPSSKRFFVQTLSQSVETVKELSLDLCSGCSNMDIYFLLDTSNSIGPEQFARECKLAADLMKSMQLPNGHSPITTIDYSDSPELHRYADSPQFIATIPSHKWRGGNTMTHSALEMVMAASERNSNDKRQVAILMSDGASTSPDRTEKMAAKIHNSQLEMFVVGIGENVNLEELKVIASSPSHLYMEDSITPTHLSEAICNGATDNNIPESNQDCREEFDIVFVLDSSWSLRTEKNFRKEIHFVTELSDNLQLDFKRVSVSVITYADQAKEYNFRSKNEFSSAVLNLPWLGGNTYTDRALSIVLENVENRANSVQSTVERPLVVLVITDGGSTSPFVLEKVVARLKRFKFVKLFAIGVGVSINIKELGLIASDPSDSHLFMVDDLEVNNKILKSLLKSQICRDTQFLSLISPPKSFSCPADVDLVFVLDSSSSLGVVENPDFYFLKEIAFVIDVIKLGNIDFRQSRVSVITYSDVIRLHQYRSETDLVSNIIHLPFLGGNTCTDIALDLMLDELNYFKSVSNGRKAAIGVILTDGLSTRPEYTSSSARRIHDVGYRIVAIGVGARVNINAITDMASLPKNENVFLLDALNWRTSFLSSLHNGC
- the LOC128187803 gene encoding collagen alpha-1(XII) chain-like isoform X3; protein product: MFSWTLAALLLSLVLVESQRTSFPNRRDCEVVDLVFILDRSWSLRSPANFQKELDFVSQVVSVLDFENSRVSVITFSDDADLNIRFSDYYTLADFQRAVRALPWVGGNTYTHKAIELMMTEENQRSRDRAGITSIGVIVTDGGSTDPYRLEDVVRQVHDKRIEMYAIGVGDEVNQKELEMLASSYDHVYLLKNVNALSQIQDKLAARFCRGTPAPSTQAQNKDSCVNKPANLVLFLDDSLPIQQYHQDLSLVTDLVTRLSRSIGRSRKFKLLPNWFQGSVLTFGNVQDFLEGVSRTNVPQRWSSTENILEVDLKPGFLNIAVVIGANSMKRLNQSLDRNAHLTYILGVGQSLRRDLIENIVPSSKRFFVQTLSQSVETVKELSLDLCSGCSNMDIYFLLDTSNSIGPEQFARECKLAADLMKSMQLPNGHSPITTIDYSDSPELHRYADSPQFIATIPSHKWRGGNTMTHSALEMVMAASERNSNDKRQVAILMSDGASTSPDRTEKMAAKIHNSQLEMFVVGIGENVNLEELKVIASSPSHLYMEDSITPTHLSEAICNGATDNNIPESNQDCREEFDIVFVLDSSWSLRTEKNFRKEIHFVTELSDNLQLDFKRVSVSVITYADQAKEYNFRSKNEFSSAVLNLPWLGGNTYTDRALSIVLENVENRANSVQSTVERPLVVLVITDGGSTSPFVLEKVVARLKRFKFVKLFAIGVGVSINIKELGLIASDPSDSHLFMVDDLEVNNKILKSLLKSQICRDTQFLSLISPPKSFSCPADVDLVFVLDSSSSLGVVENPDFYFLKEIAFVIDVIKLGNIDFRQSRVSVITYSDVIRLHQYRSETDLVSNIIHLPFLGGNTCTDIALDLMLDELNYFKSVSNGRKAAIGVILTDGLSTRPEYTSSSARRIHDVGYRIVAIGVGARVNINAITDMASLPKNENVFLLDALNWRTSFLSSLHNGC
- the LOC128187803 gene encoding collagen alpha-1(XII) chain-like isoform X1 translates to MNCAFTIQFSWTLAALLLSLVLVESQRTSFPNRRDCEVVDLVFILDRSWSLRSPANFQKELDFVSQVVSVLDFENSRVSVITFSDDADLNIRFSDYYTLADFQRAVRALPWVGGNTYTHKAIELMMTEENQRSRDRAGITSIGVIVTDGGSTDPYRLEDVVRQVHDKRIEMYAIGVGDEVNQKELEMLASSYDHVYLLKNVNALSQIQDKLAARFCRGTPAPSTQAQNKDSCVNKPANLVLFLDDSLPIQQYHQDLSLVTDLVTRLSRSIGRSRKFKLLPNWFQGSVLTFGNVQDFLEGVSRTNVPQRWSSTENILEVDLKPGFLNIAVVIGANSMKRLNQSLDRNAHLTYILGVGQSLRRDLIENIVPSSKRFFVQTLSQSVETVKELSLDLCSGCSNMDIYFLLDTSNSIGPEQFARECKLAADLMKSMQLPNGHSPITTIDYSDSPELHRYADSPQFIATIPSHKWRGGNTMTHSALEMVMAASERNSNDKRQVAILMSDGASTSPDRTEKMAAKIHNSQLEMFVVGIGENVNLEELKVIASSPSHLYMEDSITPTHLSEAICNGATDNNIPESNQDCREEFDIVFVLDSSWSLRTEKNFRKEIHFVTELSDNLQLDFKRVSVSVITYADQAKEYNFRSKNEFSSAVLNLPWLGGNTYTDRALSIVLENVENRANSVQSTVERPLVVLVITDGGSTSPFVLEKVVARLKRFKFVKLFAIGVGVSINIKELGLIASDPSDSHLFMVDDLEVNNKILKSLLKSQICRDTQFLSLISPPKSFSCPADVDLVFVLDSSSSLGVVENPDFYFLKEIAFVIDVIKLGNIDFRQSRVSVITYSDVIRLHQYRSETDLVSNIIHLPFLGGNTCTDIALDLMLDELNYFKSVSNGRKAAIGVILTDGLSTRPEYTSSSARRIHDVGYRIVAIGVGARVNINAITDMASLPKNENVFLLDALNWRTSFLSSLHNGC